Proteins encoded by one window of Bacteroidota bacterium:
- the thiC gene encoding phosphomethylpyrimidine synthase ThiC, protein MIKENGSHSVENKGKEFKPVQVNGITTGPIAGSEKVYVGELQVPMRKISQSDSPASFSQNGKGEANPPIYVYDCSGPYTDSKAEIDIYKGLKPLRQRWIEGRGDVERLKGHSSEFTNKRASDPKVDAIRFPQIPNPLRAKAGKNVSQMHYARKGIITPEMEFVAIRENQKIDAYNAELLKQHPGHNYGAATPKHHITAEFVRDEIARGRAIIPNNINHPESEPMIIGRNFLVKINANIGNSAVSSSIEEEVEKMVWGIRWGADTIMDLSTGKNIHETREWIIRNSPVPVGTVPIYQALEKVNGKAENLTWEIFRDTLIEQAEQGVDYFTIHAGVLLRYVPLTANRVTGIVSRGGSIMAKWCLAHHKESFLYTHFEEICEIMKAYDVAFSLGDGLRPGSIADANDAAQFAELETLGELTKIAWEHDVQVMIEGPGHVPMHMIKENMEKQLEICHEAPFYTLGPLTTDIAPGYDHITSGIGAAMIGWFGTAMLCYVTPKEHLGLPNREDVKYGVITYKIAAHAADLAKGHPGAQVRDNAMSKARFEFRWEDQFNLGLDPDTARSYHDETLPSENAKVAHFCSMCGPHFCSMKITQDVRDYAKAQGIAEAGVLAKGMEEKAKEFVELGSEVYVKS, encoded by the coding sequence ATGATCAAGGAAAACGGTTCTCATTCTGTCGAAAATAAAGGCAAGGAATTCAAGCCTGTACAGGTCAATGGCATCACCACTGGACCTATCGCCGGTTCAGAAAAGGTCTATGTTGGCGAATTGCAGGTGCCCATGCGCAAGATTTCTCAGTCCGATTCGCCTGCAAGCTTCTCGCAAAACGGCAAAGGCGAGGCCAATCCTCCCATTTATGTGTACGATTGTTCGGGCCCCTACACCGATTCGAAGGCTGAAATTGACATCTACAAAGGCCTGAAACCCCTCCGTCAACGATGGATCGAAGGCCGTGGCGACGTCGAACGTTTGAAGGGCCATTCTTCCGAATTCACCAACAAACGTGCATCCGATCCCAAGGTGGATGCCATTCGCTTTCCACAGATTCCCAATCCCTTGCGCGCCAAGGCGGGCAAGAACGTGTCGCAGATGCACTACGCACGCAAGGGCATCATCACGCCCGAGATGGAATTTGTGGCGATCCGCGAAAACCAGAAAATCGATGCCTACAACGCCGAATTGCTCAAGCAGCATCCCGGTCACAATTACGGCGCAGCCACGCCCAAGCACCACATCACCGCCGAATTCGTGCGCGACGAAATCGCCCGCGGCCGCGCCATCATCCCCAACAACATCAACCACCCGGAAAGCGAGCCGATGATCATCGGCCGCAATTTCCTCGTGAAAATCAATGCCAACATCGGCAACTCGGCCGTGAGCAGCAGCATCGAGGAAGAGGTCGAAAAGATGGTCTGGGGCATCCGTTGGGGCGCCGACACCATCATGGACCTCAGCACGGGCAAAAACATCCACGAAACCCGCGAATGGATCATCCGTAATTCGCCGGTTCCCGTCGGCACGGTTCCCATTTACCAAGCCCTCGAAAAGGTCAATGGCAAAGCCGAAAACCTCACGTGGGAGATTTTCAGGGACACTTTGATTGAGCAAGCTGAGCAAGGCGTCGACTATTTTACGATTCACGCCGGTGTGCTCCTCCGCTACGTGCCGCTGACCGCAAACCGTGTGACGGGCATCGTTTCGCGCGGCGGTTCGATCATGGCCAAATGGTGCCTTGCGCATCACAAGGAGAGCTTTTTGTACACGCATTTCGAGGAGATTTGCGAGATCATGAAGGCCTATGACGTGGCATTTTCGCTTGGGGACGGCTTGCGGCCGGGTTCGATTGCCGATGCCAACGACGCAGCCCAATTCGCGGAGCTCGAAACCCTTGGCGAACTGACCAAAATCGCTTGGGAGCACGACGTGCAAGTGATGATCGAAGGTCCGGGTCACGTGCCGATGCACATGATCAAGGAAAACATGGAAAAGCAGCTCGAAATCTGCCATGAAGCGCCATTCTATACGTTGGGCCCACTCACAACCGACATTGCGCCGGGCTACGACCATATCACAAGCGGCATCGGCGCGGCCATGATCGGCTGGTTTGGGACTGCGATGCTCTGTTACGTGACGCCCAAGGAACACCTCGGGCTTCCGAACCGCGAAGACGTGAAATATGGCGTCATTACCTATAAAATCGCTGCCCACGCAGCTGATCTTGCCAAGGGACATCCTGGCGCACAAGTCCGCGACAACGCGATGAGCAAGGCAAGATTCGAATTCCGCTGGGAAGACCAGTTCAACCTCGGACTCGATCCCGATACCGCACGTAGCTACCACGACGAAACCTTGCCTTCGGAAAACGCCAAGGTCGCCCACTTCTGCAGCATGTGCGGCCCGCATTTCTGTTCGATGAAAATCACGCAGGATGTCCGTGACTACGCCAAAGCCCAAGGCATCGCCGAGGCAGGCGTTTTGGCCAAAGGAATGGAGGAAAAGGCGAAGGAGTTTGTGGAGTTGGGGAGCGAAGTGTACGTAAAAAGTTGA